The following are encoded in a window of Arvicanthis niloticus isolate mArvNil1 chromosome 1, mArvNil1.pat.X, whole genome shotgun sequence genomic DNA:
- the Kcnj11 gene encoding ATP-sensitive inward rectifier potassium channel 11 isoform X1, protein MLSRKGIIPEEYVLTRLAEDPTEPRYRTRERRARFVSKKGNCNVAHKNIREQGRFLQDVFTTLVDLKWPHTLLIFTMSFLCSWLLFAMVWWLIAFAHGDLAPGEGTNVPCVTSIHSFSSAFLFSIEVQVTIGFGGRMVTEECPVAILILIVQNIVGLMINAIMLGCIFMKTAQAHRRAETLIFSKHAVITLRHGRLCFMLRVGDLRKSMIISATIHMQVVRKTTSPEGEVVPLHQVDIPMENGVGGNSIFLVAPLIIYHVIDSNSPLYDLAPSDLHHHQDLEIIVILEGVVETTGITTQARTSYLADEILWGQRFVPIVAEEDGRYSVDYSKFGNTIKVPTPLCTARQLDEDRSLLDALTLASSRGPLRKRSVAVAKAKPKFSISPDALS, encoded by the coding sequence ATGCTGTCCCGAAAGGGCATTATCCCTGAGGAATATGTGCTGACCCGGCTGGCAGAGGACCCTACAGAGCCCAGGTACCGTACTCGGGAGAGGAGGGCCCGCTTCGTGTCCAAGAAAGGCAACTGCAACGTCGCCCACAAGAACATTCGAGAGCAGGGCCGCTTCCTACAAGATGTGTTCACCACGCTGGTGGACCTCAAATGGCCCCACACGCTGCTTATATTCACCATGTCCTTCCTGTGCAGCTGGCTGCTCTTCGCCATGGTCTGGTGGCTCATCGCCTTCGCCCACGGTGATCTGGCCCCCGGAGAGGGCACCAACGTGCCCTGCGTCACAAGCATCCACTCCTTTTCATCTGCCTTCCTTTTCTCCATCGAGGTCCAGGTGACGATTGGTTTCGGCGGGCGCATGGTGACAGAGGAATGTCCCGTGGCCATCCTTATTCTCATTGTGCAGAATATCGTGGGACTAATGATCAACGCCATCATGCTGGGCTGCATCTTCATGAAAACGGCCCAGGCCCATCGGCGAGCAGAAACCCTCATCTTCAGCAAGCATGCTGTGATCACCCTGCGCCATGGCCGCCTGTGTTTCATGCTTCGTGTAGGGGACCTCCGAAAGAGCATGATCATTAGCGCCACCATCCACATGCAGGTGGTGCGCAAGACCACCAGCCCCGAGGGCGAAGTTGTGCCTCTCCACCAGGTGGACATCCCCATGGAGAATGGCGTGGGTGGTAACAGCATCTTCCTGGTGGCCCCGCTCATCATCTACCACGTCATCGACTCCAACAGCCCGCTCTACGACCTGGCTCCTAGTGACCTGCACCACCACCAGGACCTGGAGATCATTGTCATCTTGGAAGGCGTGGTAGAAACCACAGGCATTACCACGCAGGCCCGCACCTCCTATCTAGCTGACGAGATTCTGTGGGGGCAGCGCTTTGTCCCCATTGTGGCCGAGGAGGATGGCCGCTATTCTGTGGACTACTCCAAGTTTGGTAACACCATTAAAGTGCCCACACCACTCTGCACAGCCCGCCAGCTTGATGAGGACCGCAGCCTGCTGGATGCCCTGACCCTCGCCTCCTCGCGAGGGCCCCTGCGCAAGCGCAGTGTGGCCGTGGCGAAGGCCAAGCCCAAGTTTagcatctctccggatgccttgtCCTGA
- the Kcnj11 gene encoding ATP-sensitive inward rectifier potassium channel 11 isoform X2 → MLSRKGIIPEEYVLTRLAEDPTEPSWLLFAMVWWLIAFAHGDLAPGEGTNVPCVTSIHSFSSAFLFSIEVQVTIGFGGRMVTEECPVAILILIVQNIVGLMINAIMLGCIFMKTAQAHRRAETLIFSKHAVITLRHGRLCFMLRVGDLRKSMIISATIHMQVVRKTTSPEGEVVPLHQVDIPMENGVGGNSIFLVAPLIIYHVIDSNSPLYDLAPSDLHHHQDLEIIVILEGVVETTGITTQARTSYLADEILWGQRFVPIVAEEDGRYSVDYSKFGNTIKVPTPLCTARQLDEDRSLLDALTLASSRGPLRKRSVAVAKAKPKFSISPDALS, encoded by the exons ATGCTGTCCCGAAAGGGCATTATCCCTGAGGAATATGTGCTGACCCGGCTGGCAGAGGACCCTACAGAGCCCAG CTGGCTGCTCTTCGCCATGGTCTGGTGGCTCATCGCCTTCGCCCACGGTGATCTGGCCCCCGGAGAGGGCACCAACGTGCCCTGCGTCACAAGCATCCACTCCTTTTCATCTGCCTTCCTTTTCTCCATCGAGGTCCAGGTGACGATTGGTTTCGGCGGGCGCATGGTGACAGAGGAATGTCCCGTGGCCATCCTTATTCTCATTGTGCAGAATATCGTGGGACTAATGATCAACGCCATCATGCTGGGCTGCATCTTCATGAAAACGGCCCAGGCCCATCGGCGAGCAGAAACCCTCATCTTCAGCAAGCATGCTGTGATCACCCTGCGCCATGGCCGCCTGTGTTTCATGCTTCGTGTAGGGGACCTCCGAAAGAGCATGATCATTAGCGCCACCATCCACATGCAGGTGGTGCGCAAGACCACCAGCCCCGAGGGCGAAGTTGTGCCTCTCCACCAGGTGGACATCCCCATGGAGAATGGCGTGGGTGGTAACAGCATCTTCCTGGTGGCCCCGCTCATCATCTACCACGTCATCGACTCCAACAGCCCGCTCTACGACCTGGCTCCTAGTGACCTGCACCACCACCAGGACCTGGAGATCATTGTCATCTTGGAAGGCGTGGTAGAAACCACAGGCATTACCACGCAGGCCCGCACCTCCTATCTAGCTGACGAGATTCTGTGGGGGCAGCGCTTTGTCCCCATTGTGGCCGAGGAGGATGGCCGCTATTCTGTGGACTACTCCAAGTTTGGTAACACCATTAAAGTGCCCACACCACTCTGCACAGCCCGCCAGCTTGATGAGGACCGCAGCCTGCTGGATGCCCTGACCCTCGCCTCCTCGCGAGGGCCCCTGCGCAAGCGCAGTGTGGCCGTGGCGAAGGCCAAGCCCAAGTTTagcatctctccggatgccttgtCCTGA
- the Kcnj11 gene encoding ATP-sensitive inward rectifier potassium channel 11 isoform X3, with amino-acid sequence MVWWLIAFAHGDLAPGEGTNVPCVTSIHSFSSAFLFSIEVQVTIGFGGRMVTEECPVAILILIVQNIVGLMINAIMLGCIFMKTAQAHRRAETLIFSKHAVITLRHGRLCFMLRVGDLRKSMIISATIHMQVVRKTTSPEGEVVPLHQVDIPMENGVGGNSIFLVAPLIIYHVIDSNSPLYDLAPSDLHHHQDLEIIVILEGVVETTGITTQARTSYLADEILWGQRFVPIVAEEDGRYSVDYSKFGNTIKVPTPLCTARQLDEDRSLLDALTLASSRGPLRKRSVAVAKAKPKFSISPDALS; translated from the coding sequence ATGGTCTGGTGGCTCATCGCCTTCGCCCACGGTGATCTGGCCCCCGGAGAGGGCACCAACGTGCCCTGCGTCACAAGCATCCACTCCTTTTCATCTGCCTTCCTTTTCTCCATCGAGGTCCAGGTGACGATTGGTTTCGGCGGGCGCATGGTGACAGAGGAATGTCCCGTGGCCATCCTTATTCTCATTGTGCAGAATATCGTGGGACTAATGATCAACGCCATCATGCTGGGCTGCATCTTCATGAAAACGGCCCAGGCCCATCGGCGAGCAGAAACCCTCATCTTCAGCAAGCATGCTGTGATCACCCTGCGCCATGGCCGCCTGTGTTTCATGCTTCGTGTAGGGGACCTCCGAAAGAGCATGATCATTAGCGCCACCATCCACATGCAGGTGGTGCGCAAGACCACCAGCCCCGAGGGCGAAGTTGTGCCTCTCCACCAGGTGGACATCCCCATGGAGAATGGCGTGGGTGGTAACAGCATCTTCCTGGTGGCCCCGCTCATCATCTACCACGTCATCGACTCCAACAGCCCGCTCTACGACCTGGCTCCTAGTGACCTGCACCACCACCAGGACCTGGAGATCATTGTCATCTTGGAAGGCGTGGTAGAAACCACAGGCATTACCACGCAGGCCCGCACCTCCTATCTAGCTGACGAGATTCTGTGGGGGCAGCGCTTTGTCCCCATTGTGGCCGAGGAGGATGGCCGCTATTCTGTGGACTACTCCAAGTTTGGTAACACCATTAAAGTGCCCACACCACTCTGCACAGCCCGCCAGCTTGATGAGGACCGCAGCCTGCTGGATGCCCTGACCCTCGCCTCCTCGCGAGGGCCCCTGCGCAAGCGCAGTGTGGCCGTGGCGAAGGCCAAGCCCAAGTTTagcatctctccggatgccttgtCCTGA